In Streptomyces sp. NBC_01439, the following are encoded in one genomic region:
- a CDS encoding ABC transporter ATP-binding protein, protein MTATAILEARALGKRYGRKEALSDCTLSVPSGRVVGLVGPNGAGKSTLLQLACGLIGPTSGTIEVLGGRPASGPEQLAKVGFVAQDTPTYAGLSIADHLKLGKRLNPGWDAQLAEDRIRQLGLDPAQKAGKLSGGQRAQVALTLAVAKRPELLILDEPVAALDPLARREFLQSLMEVVAEHGTTVVLSSHLVSDLERVCDHLISLVASRVQVAGDVDDLLATHFRLTTARRDAATLPQGMQVIQETHTERQSTFIVRSDKAVQDTSWVLEPLNLEDLVLTYMSQATAGTGPRPTREDQR, encoded by the coding sequence ATGACCGCAACCGCAATATTGGAAGCCCGCGCGCTGGGCAAGCGGTACGGCCGCAAAGAGGCGCTGAGCGACTGCACCCTGAGCGTGCCGTCCGGGCGGGTCGTCGGACTGGTCGGGCCCAACGGGGCCGGCAAGTCAACCCTGCTGCAGCTGGCCTGCGGGCTGATCGGCCCGACCTCCGGCACCATCGAGGTACTCGGCGGCCGGCCCGCGTCCGGGCCCGAGCAGCTCGCCAAGGTCGGGTTCGTCGCCCAGGACACCCCCACCTACGCGGGGCTGTCCATCGCCGACCACCTGAAGCTGGGCAAGCGGCTCAACCCGGGCTGGGACGCACAGCTGGCCGAGGACCGGATCCGGCAGCTCGGCCTGGACCCCGCCCAGAAGGCGGGCAAGCTCTCCGGCGGCCAGCGCGCCCAGGTGGCCCTGACCCTCGCCGTCGCCAAACGGCCCGAGCTGCTGATCCTCGACGAGCCCGTCGCCGCCCTGGACCCGCTGGCCCGGCGGGAGTTCCTGCAGAGCCTGATGGAGGTCGTGGCAGAACACGGAACCACCGTCGTGCTCTCCTCGCACCTGGTCTCCGACCTGGAACGGGTCTGCGACCACCTGATCTCGCTGGTCGCCTCCCGGGTCCAGGTCGCGGGCGACGTCGACGACCTGCTCGCCACCCACTTCCGGCTCACCACCGCCCGCCGCGACGCGGCCACCCTGCCCCAGGGCATGCAGGTCATCCAGGAGACCCACACCGAGCGGCAGAGCACCTTCATCGTGCGCTCCGACAAGGCCGTCCAGGACACCTCCTGGGTCCTGGAGCCGCTCAACCTGGAGGACCTCGTCCTCACCTACATGAGCCAGGCCACGGCCGGGACCGGCCCCCGACCCACCCGGGAGGACCAGCGATGA
- a CDS encoding ABC transporter permease translates to MIWLTWRQYRVQTLAAFAVLAALAIFLVVTGLQMREAYDTTVAGCGSDCESAKNALVVEYQTLTYYVTSLLLAAPGIIGIFWGAPLIARELETGTHRLVWNQSISRGRWLLVKLGAVGLIAVAVTGVLSLLVTWWASPIDRVNLDRFTALMFSGRGVVPLGYAAFAFTLGASAGLLIRRTVPAMAATLAAFLAVQVFVPFVIRPHFVAPEHTDVALSSLVMAPVGGGEESGAMKDGWNGNHIQLKGSGNDAHLRIGVLKPGVWVVSDLGAVLDASGKEVRGAAGCAQREKEPFECFATSKHHVAVDYQPADRYWTFQWIETGIFLALSGLLAGFCSWWLRRRAA, encoded by the coding sequence ATGATCTGGCTGACCTGGCGCCAGTACCGCGTCCAGACCCTCGCCGCGTTCGCCGTCCTGGCCGCGCTCGCAATATTCCTCGTGGTCACCGGCCTCCAGATGCGCGAGGCCTACGACACCACCGTCGCCGGCTGCGGCAGCGACTGCGAATCGGCGAAGAACGCCCTGGTCGTCGAGTACCAGACCCTGACCTACTACGTCACGAGCCTGCTGCTCGCCGCACCCGGCATCATCGGGATCTTCTGGGGCGCCCCGCTGATCGCCCGGGAACTGGAGACCGGCACCCACCGGCTCGTTTGGAACCAGAGCATCTCCCGCGGCCGCTGGCTCCTGGTCAAGCTCGGGGCCGTCGGCCTGATCGCCGTCGCCGTCACCGGCGTGCTCAGCCTCCTGGTGACCTGGTGGGCGAGTCCCATCGACCGGGTCAACCTGGACCGGTTCACCGCCCTGATGTTCAGCGGCCGCGGGGTCGTCCCCCTCGGCTACGCGGCGTTCGCCTTCACCCTCGGCGCCTCGGCCGGACTCCTGATCCGGCGCACCGTGCCCGCGATGGCCGCGACCCTCGCCGCCTTCCTCGCGGTGCAGGTCTTCGTGCCCTTCGTGATCCGCCCGCACTTCGTGGCGCCGGAGCACACCGATGTCGCGCTCAGCTCCCTCGTCATGGCGCCGGTCGGTGGCGGCGAGGAGTCCGGCGCGATGAAGGACGGCTGGAACGGGAACCACATCCAGCTGAAGGGTTCCGGAAACGACGCCCACCTGCGGATCGGGGTGCTCAAGCCCGGCGTTTGGGTCGTGTCCGACCTCGGTGCGGTGCTCGACGCCTCCGGCAAGGAGGTCCGCGGCGCCGCGGGCTGCGCGCAGCGCGAGAAGGAGCCCTTCGAGTGCTTCGCCACCTCGAAGCACCACGTAGCGGTCGACTACCAGCCCGCCGACCGCTACTGGACCTTCCAGTGGATCGAGACCGGGATCTTCCTCGCGCTCTCCGGACTGCTGGCCGGGTTCTGCTCCTGGTGGCTGCGCCGCCGGGCGGCCTGA
- a CDS encoding pyridoxamine 5'-phosphate oxidase family protein, with amino-acid sequence MTHTSWAVFEKAEPEFAAAVQARFAQYPHHVLATLRKDGSPRATGLNVDIRGGELWLGMMFGSMKARDLQHDPRFALHTNPGAGEEMPYGDVRISGRAVELVDPPELHRYAEETETPHPFHLFHADLTEVVHVRVQGEELVVRSWTPEHGLRTLRRGDDDEPPREDTD; translated from the coding sequence ATGACGCATACCAGCTGGGCAGTCTTCGAGAAGGCGGAACCGGAGTTCGCTGCGGCCGTCCAGGCCCGCTTCGCGCAGTACCCCCACCACGTCCTGGCCACCCTCCGCAAGGACGGCTCGCCCCGGGCGACCGGGCTGAACGTCGACATCCGGGGCGGGGAACTGTGGCTCGGCATGATGTTCGGCTCGATGAAGGCCAGGGACCTCCAGCACGACCCGCGCTTCGCCCTCCACACCAACCCGGGCGCGGGCGAGGAGATGCCCTACGGGGACGTACGGATCTCCGGGCGCGCGGTGGAGCTCGTGGACCCGCCCGAACTGCACCGGTACGCGGAAGAGACCGAGACCCCGCACCCGTTCCACCTCTTCCACGCCGATCTGACGGAGGTGGTCCACGTCCGCGTGCAGGGCGAGGAGCTGGTGGTCCGGTCGTGGACCCCGGAGCACGGCCTGCGCACCCTGCGCCGGGGCGACGACGACGAACCGCCGCGCGAGGACACCGACTGA
- a CDS encoding VWA domain-containing protein, translating to MTGSAISLRKMEETAPALVSLYKSAGVSLRKYGMEGGRAAVYLVLDYSGSMKPYYADGSVQALADRVLGLSAHLDDDARVPVVFFSTEVDAVEEISLAGHEGRVTEIASRLGHMGKTAYHAAMDAVIDHYLDSGSTAPALVVFQTDGGPINKLAAERYLCKAARLPLFWQFVGFGNTRSTQFDFLRRLDELPVPAQRAVDNAGYFHAGADPRAVPDDELYDRLVGEFPAWLAAARGAGIVRA from the coding sequence ATGACGGGCAGTGCGATCAGCCTCCGCAAGATGGAGGAGACGGCTCCGGCACTGGTGAGCCTCTACAAGAGCGCCGGGGTCTCCCTGCGCAAGTACGGCATGGAGGGCGGGCGCGCCGCGGTCTACCTGGTCCTGGACTACTCCGGGTCGATGAAGCCGTACTACGCGGACGGCAGCGTGCAGGCCCTCGCCGACCGGGTGCTGGGCCTCTCCGCGCACCTGGACGACGACGCCCGCGTGCCGGTGGTCTTCTTCTCCACCGAGGTCGACGCGGTGGAGGAGATCTCCCTGGCCGGGCACGAGGGCCGGGTCACCGAGATCGCCTCCCGGCTGGGCCACATGGGCAAGACGGCCTACCACGCGGCGATGGACGCGGTCATCGACCACTACCTGGACTCGGGGTCGACGGCCCCCGCCCTGGTCGTCTTCCAGACCGACGGCGGGCCGATCAACAAGCTCGCGGCCGAGCGGTACCTGTGCAAGGCGGCCCGGCTGCCGCTCTTCTGGCAGTTCGTCGGCTTCGGCAACACCCGCAGCACGCAGTTCGACTTCCTGCGCCGGCTGGACGAGCTGCCCGTCCCGGCGCAGCGGGCCGTGGACAACGCGGGCTACTTCCACGCGGGAGCGGACCCGCGCGCGGTACCGGACGACGAACTGTACGACCGCCTTGTCGGCGAGTTCCCGGCCTGGCTGGCGGCGGCGCGCGGTGCGGGCATCGTGCGCGCCTGA
- a CDS encoding PadR family transcriptional regulator: MADETNKRALPATSWAVLGLLSFGEELSGYDLKKWSDRSLRFFYWSPSFSQIYSELKRLERAGYASSRMVAQDTGTRDKRVYRITDEGMTAVREWVREAPVDPPVLKHGPMLRLWLGHLLEPEQMREVLVQQQEFAEGMRRRAMADAEGSKDESAWAYPTLTLKWAERYYASERDLAARMLEDINELEGRGKLP; the protein is encoded by the coding sequence GTGGCAGACGAGACGAACAAGCGCGCTCTCCCCGCGACCAGTTGGGCAGTGCTCGGACTGCTCTCCTTCGGAGAGGAGCTCTCCGGTTACGACCTGAAGAAGTGGTCGGACCGGTCGCTGCGGTTCTTCTACTGGAGCCCGTCGTTCAGTCAGATCTACAGCGAGCTCAAGCGCCTGGAGAGGGCGGGCTACGCGTCCTCGCGGATGGTCGCGCAGGACACCGGGACGCGCGACAAGCGGGTCTACCGGATCACGGACGAGGGCATGACGGCCGTACGGGAATGGGTCCGCGAGGCCCCAGTCGACCCGCCCGTCCTCAAGCACGGGCCGATGCTGCGCCTGTGGTTGGGTCACCTGCTGGAGCCGGAGCAGATGCGCGAAGTCCTCGTCCAGCAGCAGGAGTTCGCGGAGGGCATGCGCCGTCGCGCGATGGCCGACGCGGAGGGCTCGAAGGACGAGAGCGCCTGGGCGTACCCGACGCTCACCCTCAAGTGGGCCGAACGCTACTACGCCTCCGAGCGCGACCTCGCGGCGCGCATGCTCGAAGACATCAACGAGCTCGAAGGGCGCGGCAAGCTGCCGTAG
- a CDS encoding SDR family NAD(P)-dependent oxidoreductase: MGEQLDGKVVVITGAGRGQGAAEARLCARAGARVVVTDVREDEGRAVAAELGDQGLYVRHDVADAASWASVMQRSVRAFGTVSALVNNAALWRTAHVERQRLEDFEALLRVNLLGPFLGIQAVAPVLRAGGGGSIVNISSTAGLVGIPGHAAYGSTKFGLRGLTRSAALDLAGDRIRVNSVHPGAVDTPMVAGAVAGRDWSHVPLGRIGRPEEVGELVLFLCSDASSYVTGSEFTVDGGMTTA, encoded by the coding sequence GTGGGGGAGCAGCTCGACGGAAAGGTCGTCGTGATCACCGGCGCCGGGCGCGGCCAGGGCGCCGCCGAGGCCCGGCTGTGCGCGCGGGCGGGGGCCCGGGTCGTCGTCACCGATGTACGGGAGGACGAGGGCCGGGCGGTGGCCGCCGAACTCGGCGACCAAGGGCTGTACGTCCGCCACGACGTGGCCGACGCGGCGAGCTGGGCGAGCGTGATGCAGCGGTCGGTCCGCGCCTTCGGGACGGTCTCGGCGCTGGTCAACAACGCGGCCCTGTGGCGCACCGCCCACGTGGAACGGCAACGGCTGGAGGACTTCGAAGCGCTCCTGCGGGTCAACCTGCTCGGCCCGTTCCTCGGCATCCAGGCGGTCGCGCCGGTGCTGCGGGCGGGCGGGGGCGGTTCGATCGTCAACATCTCCTCCACCGCCGGACTGGTCGGAATACCGGGCCACGCCGCCTACGGATCCACCAAGTTCGGGCTGCGCGGACTGACCCGGTCGGCGGCGCTCGACCTCGCCGGGGACCGGATCCGGGTCAACTCGGTGCACCCGGGCGCCGTCGACACCCCGATGGTGGCCGGGGCGGTGGCGGGCCGGGACTGGTCGCACGTACCGCTGGGGCGCATCGGCCGCCCGGAGGAGGTCGGGGAGCTGGTCCTCTTCCTCTGCTCGGACGCGTCCTCGTACGTGACGGGCAGCGAGTTCACCGTGGACGGGGGGATGACGACGGCGTGA
- a CDS encoding alpha/beta hydrolase, whose product MSDHLRTPDPLSPQARRLCDAMTAGFPGPGDLRALRAAAASGASGAFGAGSGRTGPAVASVSDTHAGGVPVRVYDPAPGRSDRPLVVFLHGGGWVMCGLDSHDATCRALAAAAGAVAVSADYRLAPEHPWPAAPDDALTVLLWARARARALGCDPGRVVLAGDSSGGNLAAVTALRAPELVAGQVLFYPPLDARMDSASVETYAEGYFHTAAHMAWYWDSYGGDPEHPHVSPLRAPDLSGLPPALIVLADCDVLRDEGLAYARRLAAAGVDCTLQLHPGVFHGFLGLPLPAGATALRAAAAWVAGAGRAGSTPQA is encoded by the coding sequence GTGAGCGACCACCTCCGTACACCCGATCCCCTCTCACCCCAGGCCAGGCGGCTGTGCGACGCGATGACCGCCGGCTTCCCGGGACCGGGCGACCTCCGCGCCCTCCGTGCGGCCGCGGCGTCCGGGGCGTCCGGGGCGTTCGGGGCCGGGTCCGGACGTACGGGCCCGGCCGTGGCCTCGGTGTCCGACACGCACGCGGGCGGGGTCCCGGTCCGCGTCTACGACCCCGCGCCCGGCCGCTCCGACCGCCCCCTGGTCGTCTTCCTGCACGGCGGCGGCTGGGTGATGTGCGGCCTGGACAGCCACGACGCGACGTGCCGCGCCCTGGCCGCGGCCGCGGGCGCGGTGGCCGTCTCGGCGGACTACCGGCTGGCCCCGGAACACCCCTGGCCGGCGGCGCCGGACGATGCGCTGACCGTCCTGCTCTGGGCGCGGGCGCGGGCCCGCGCGCTCGGCTGCGACCCCGGCCGGGTGGTGCTGGCGGGGGACTCCAGCGGCGGCAACCTCGCGGCCGTGACGGCCCTGCGCGCGCCCGAACTCGTAGCCGGACAGGTGCTGTTCTACCCACCGCTCGATGCCCGGATGGACTCCGCCTCCGTGGAGACGTACGCGGAGGGCTACTTCCACACCGCCGCCCACATGGCCTGGTACTGGGACAGCTACGGCGGCGACCCGGAGCACCCGCACGTCTCGCCGTTGCGCGCCCCCGACCTGTCGGGCCTGCCGCCCGCCCTGATCGTCCTCGCCGACTGCGACGTGCTGCGCGACGAGGGCCTCGCGTACGCCCGCCGGCTGGCGGCGGCCGGCGTCGACTGCACGCTCCAGCTCCACCCGGGGGTCTTCCACGGCTTCCTGGGCCTGCCGCTGCCGGCGGGCGCCACCGCGCTGCGGGCGGCCGCGGCCTGGGTGGCGGGGGCGGGAAGGGCGGGGTCGACCCCCCAGGCATGA
- a CDS encoding SMI1/KNR4 family protein codes for MEQYGDVGLGSPASERELRDLEIRLGQPLPMPLRGLLLECDGILDEDGTDVVWSAARIGLSNTEFRTREDFGALYMPFGALMFFGDNGGGDQFAFVRTPQRSDVFVWDHENDSRTWVAANLEGYLHRALSHPGEDWYR; via the coding sequence GTGGAACAGTACGGAGATGTCGGGCTGGGAAGCCCCGCGTCCGAGCGGGAGCTGCGCGACCTGGAGATCCGGTTGGGGCAGCCGCTTCCGATGCCCCTGCGAGGACTGCTCCTGGAATGCGACGGGATCCTCGACGAGGACGGAACGGACGTCGTCTGGAGCGCTGCGCGCATCGGCCTGAGCAACACGGAATTCCGGACCAGGGAAGACTTCGGAGCTCTGTACATGCCCTTCGGTGCGCTGATGTTCTTCGGCGACAACGGCGGAGGGGACCAGTTCGCGTTCGTGCGTACCCCTCAGCGCTCCGATGTCTTCGTCTGGGACCACGAGAACGACAGTCGCACCTGGGTGGCAGCCAATCTGGAGGGATACCTCCACCGTGCGCTTTCCCACCCCGGCGAGGATTGGTACCGCTGA
- a CDS encoding class I SAM-dependent methyltransferase has translation MTTRARSFDAAAASYAAHRPSYPPALLDAVESLTGRPLAGARVADVGAGTGIATALLHERGAEVLAVEPGDGMAAEFRRTHPGIPIVRGDGDRLPLATGAFDLLTYAQAWHWTDPARSVPEARRVLRPGGALAIWWNDADATVPWIAEQEERLRVFFEVKGETHRTLPEGLGDFTSRSVTWTRRITLDDHLANLASHSAFLVLGEARTREYFEGERKLLAPLFPDGTVEEQYVVKLSVAVV, from the coding sequence ATGACCACACGTGCCCGTTCCTTCGACGCGGCGGCCGCTTCGTACGCGGCCCACCGCCCCAGCTACCCACCGGCCCTCTTGGACGCCGTCGAGTCCCTCACCGGGCGGCCGCTCGCCGGTGCCCGGGTGGCCGACGTGGGGGCCGGGACCGGGATCGCCACCGCGCTCCTGCACGAGCGCGGGGCCGAGGTCCTCGCCGTGGAGCCCGGGGACGGAATGGCCGCCGAGTTCCGCCGCACGCACCCCGGGATCCCGATCGTGCGCGGCGACGGGGACCGGCTGCCGCTGGCCACCGGCGCGTTCGACCTGCTCACCTACGCCCAGGCCTGGCACTGGACCGACCCGGCCCGCTCCGTGCCCGAGGCCCGCCGGGTGCTGCGGCCCGGCGGCGCGCTCGCGATCTGGTGGAACGACGCGGACGCCACCGTCCCGTGGATCGCCGAACAGGAGGAGCGGCTCCGGGTCTTCTTCGAGGTCAAGGGGGAGACCCACCGCACCCTGCCCGAAGGGCTCGGCGATTTCACCAGCCGGTCGGTGACGTGGACCCGCCGCATCACGCTGGACGACCACCTCGCCAACCTCGCCAGCCACTCCGCCTTCCTGGTCCTCGGCGAGGCCCGCACCCGCGAGTACTTCGAGGGGGAGCGCAAGCTGCTGGCCCCGCTCTTCCCGGACGGCACCGTCGAGGAGCAGTACGTCGTGAAACTCAGCGTCGCGGTGGTGTGA
- a CDS encoding acyl-CoA dehydrogenase family protein: protein MRFLPTDEQSDFARTLRSLLGAAEVPAAVRAWAAGDAVPGRALWSRLAGTGLFALAVPEAYEGAGLLPLELSLGFVELGRAGVPGPVVESAAVSVLLAELADGALAERFLPGLARGETSATLTLPGGSPYALDADAATYCFTVSRAGELRLLGGAREPVRSTDPARRLSLPPAGPGGGGELLAAGPAVVRAAGAAGRWARLLTAAQCLGVGEALLARTVEYAKQRTQFKAPIGAFQAVKHRLADTLLDLEFARPLVWAAALSPGPGEVAAAKLAAGEASYRAAMTALQFHGAVGYTEELDLSLWLRKARPLRDAWGTPSACRAEVLRSLTPPRR from the coding sequence ATGCGCTTCCTGCCGACCGACGAGCAGTCGGACTTCGCCCGTACGCTGCGCTCCCTGCTGGGCGCGGCCGAGGTCCCGGCGGCGGTACGGGCCTGGGCGGCGGGCGATGCCGTGCCCGGTCGGGCCCTGTGGTCGCGGCTCGCGGGGACGGGTCTGTTCGCGCTGGCCGTCCCGGAGGCGTACGAGGGGGCGGGCCTGCTCCCGCTGGAGCTGTCCCTCGGTTTCGTGGAGCTGGGCCGGGCCGGGGTGCCGGGGCCGGTGGTGGAGAGCGCCGCGGTGTCGGTGCTGCTGGCGGAGCTGGCGGACGGGGCGCTCGCCGAGCGGTTCCTGCCGGGGCTGGCCCGGGGCGAGACCTCGGCCACGCTGACCCTGCCGGGCGGGAGCCCCTACGCGCTGGACGCGGACGCGGCGACGTACTGCTTCACGGTGTCGCGGGCGGGCGAACTTCGGTTGCTGGGCGGTGCGCGCGAACCGGTCCGGTCGACGGACCCCGCACGCCGGCTGTCCCTCCCGCCGGCCGGCCCGGGCGGCGGGGGCGAACTGCTGGCGGCGGGCCCGGCGGTGGTCCGGGCGGCCGGGGCGGCGGGGCGCTGGGCCCGGCTGCTGACGGCCGCCCAGTGCCTGGGCGTCGGCGAGGCACTGCTGGCCAGGACAGTGGAGTACGCGAAGCAGCGCACGCAGTTCAAGGCGCCGATAGGCGCCTTCCAGGCGGTGAAGCACCGGCTGGCGGACACGCTGCTCGACCTGGAGTTCGCCCGCCCGCTGGTGTGGGCGGCGGCGCTGTCGCCGGGCCCGGGCGAGGTGGCGGCGGCGAAGCTGGCGGCCGGCGAGGCGTCCTACCGGGCGGCCATGACGGCCCTCCAGTTCCACGGTGCGGTGGGCTACACCGAGGAGCTGGACCTGTCCCTGTGGCTGCGCAAGGCCCGCCCCTTGCGGGACGCCTGGGGAACGCCGTCGGCCTGCCGGGCCGAGGTCTTGCGGTCCCTCACACCACCGCGACGCTGA